GGCGTGAACACATTGAAATTTTTGTCTTCTTTGAACTGACAAATAGGTTTTTCAATAGACAAAAAGTTCTAACTTTGGAAAATATGTATATCATCAAAGTCAAAGGAGTAGCTAAAATCCCTGATTATGTACAACTTCGTGATGAAAAATTCACACTTCTGGCCTATTTTAGGGTAGACAGACCTGATAAATCCTTAGAAAAAATAGGCTTGGGAGATAAGGCTGAATATATAATGAACTTAATACAAGATTTACCGTTTGGTAAGATTCTTAAACTTGATATCTAATGATTGGAAACTCGGTAATAGAATTAAACAGCGTTGACATTTTTCAACAAAAACACCTGGTTTTATCTGGTGTAAACCTTCAGGTAAGCAGAGGTGAATTTGTTTATTTAATTGGACAAACAGGTTCTGGGAAAAGTAGTCTTCTTAAAGTAATGTATGGCGAACTTCATATCGCAAATGGAGAAGGCCATGCTGTGGGCTTTCCTTTGAAAACCTTAAAAGAGAATGAGGTACCTTTTTTAAGAAGAAAATTAGGAATAGTTTTTCAGGATTTTCAGTTATTAACCGATCGTACTATAGAAGAAAATCTCCGATTTGTTTTAAAAGCAACAGGCTGGAAAGACAAGAATTTAATTGATGAACGTATAAAAGACGTACTCGATAAAGTCGGACTTAGAAGCAAAATCAAAAAAATGCCTCATGAAATTTCCGGTGGAGAGCAACAACGTATTGTTATCGCAAGAGCTTTGCTAAACGATCCGGAATTGATTCTAGCTGATGAGCCTACAGGAAACCTGGATCCCGAAACCTCCGAGGAAATTATTATTTTATTAAGACAAATCAGCCAATCTGGTACTGCTGTAATTATGGCTACCCATGATTATCATATCATAAGGACATTCCCATCCCGTATCATCAAATGTGAAAACGGAAAAGTTCTTGACAACATTACTGTTTAAAAAATAAAAGCAGTCAATCATGTTTGTAAATTGCTGACAGATTGACTGCTTTTTTTTATGGCAAAGTTTTAGCATTTTAACATAAGGTGTCAATAATACCCATAATTTACTAATAGAAGTGACAGGAGAATAGCAAAATGGCAGAAAATACACAAGAAAATCAGCAAGATCAAAATCTTCAGGAAAATACCGAAGATATTAACAATACCGTAGAGAATAACGAAACAAACGAACAAGAAGTAACTTCTGAAGTATCTGAATTGGATAAATTGAAAGCAGAGCTTAACGAAGCTAATGACAAATATTTGAGGTTATATGCCGAATTTGATAACTACAAACGTAGAACTTCGAAAGAGCGTATAGATATTTTACAAACTGCGGGGAAAGATGTTATTGTTTCTCTTCTTGTTATTTTAGATGATTTTGAAAGGGCCGAGAAATCGATAGAAAGTGCACAGGATCTTGCTCCTGTTAAAGAAGGTGTTGAACTGATTCATCACAAATTGAAATCGCTGTTAAGTCAAAAGGGCCTTAGACCTATGGAAAGCAAAGGCGAAATATTTGACGCTGATATACACGAAGCGGTTACCAATATACCTGCTCCTTCTGAAGACTTAAAAGGAAAAGTTATAGACGAATTGGAAAGAGGATATTATTTGAACGACAAGGTAATACGTTACGCTAAAGTTGTGGTAGGCGCATAATTAAAGAATAAAATGAGCAAAAGAGATTATTACGACGTACTTGGCGTTTCCAAATCAGCTTCCGCAGACGAGATAAAAAAAGCTTATAGAAAACTGGCTATCAAATATCATCCGGATAAAAATCCAGATGACAAAGCGGCAGAAGAAAAATTTAAAGAAGCTGCAGAAGCTTATGAAGTATTAAGCAATCCAGAAAAACGCCAAAGATACGACCAGTTTGGACATGCTGGAGCACAAGGTGGCTTCGGCGGAGGATATGGTGGCGGAGGCATGAATATGGAAGATATATTCAGTCAGTTTGGTGATATTTTTGGTGGAGGAAGTCCATTTGACAGCTTTTTCGGCGGTGGCGGCGGACGTAGTGGGGGTCGTAGAACACAACGTGGATCTAATTTAAGAATTAAAGTAAAACTTACATTAGAAGAAATTGCACATGGTGTCGAAAAGAAAATAAAAGTAAACAAGCAGGTTGTATGTGATACCTGTCATGGTTCGGGCGCGAAAGATAAAAATTCTGTACAAACCTGTAAAACTTGCGGCGGAACAGGTTCGGTAAGACGCGTTACAAATACTATCTTGGGTCAGATGCAAACAACCAGCACCTGTCCTACCTGTAATGGAGAAGGTACAACTATAACTTCTAAATGTACATCTTGCCATGGCGATGGTATTGTCAGAGGCGAAGAAACCATCAGTATCAATATTCCTGCGGGCGTTAGTGAAGGTATGCAATTAAGCATGAGCGGTAAAGGAAATGCAGCTCCAAGAGGCGGTATTCCCGGAGATCTTATTATCTTAATTGAAGAGATACCTCATGAAACATTAAAACGCGAAGGTAGTAACGTTATTTATGATTTACATGTAAGTTTCGTTGATGCTACATTAGGTACAAGCATTGAAATTCCAACAATTGATGGCAAAGCCAGAATAAAATTGGAACCAGGAACACAAGGTGGTAAAATTTTAAGATTAAAAGGAAAAGGTATTCCTGAAGTAAATTCTTACCACAAAGGTGATCAATTGGTACAGGTTAATGTATGGACTCCTAAGACTATAAATAATGAGGAAAGGGAACTTTTAGAAAAGTTGAGAAATTCTCAGAATTTCAAACCTAACCCCGGTAAAAATGAAAAAAGCTTTTTCGAAAGAATGAAAGAGTATTTCGAGTAATCTTTCAAAAAATATCAGTCTAAATACATAAAATTAAAATCCCATGCTTTGCCTGGGATTTTTTATTTAATTCTCTTCGCTCTTTTTATCTTTATTAAAAAAGCATTCAACGGTTAAATAAAATCAGATATAATTTCTTTTTACCATATTCTACTTAAATATTGTTTAAAGATGTATATTAGGATCAATCATCTAAATAACCTAAATTCTGTTAAGAAAAATTAACCAAAGATTCTAGTATGAATACAAGGAAGCACTTACTGCTTAGAATTAAAAAAATTTATTAGGAATAACTTTAACCAATTCATGTATTCAAGGGATATAATTTTGCTAAATTAAATTCAACATCATATCTATGTTTAACCCCTTAATGGCTAACACAAACTTACCAAATCAAAATAAAACAAAACGAAATGAAAAAGAACGACTTCTCTAGAAGATCCTTTCTAAAAAAAACTATCATTGCATCATCCGCAGCTGCAATAAGCCCCAGTTTATTATTAGCTGGAACAAATATCTTAAAAAGCTCGAAAATTATTGGGGCGAATGGAAAAGTAAACCTTGCCTGTTGTGGAATAGGCAATAGAGGGGCTGAGATTATAGAAGCACTGTATGCTACCGGATTAGCCAATATTGTTGCGCTCTGTGATGTAGACATGGAAGCACCGCATACAGCAAAAATTTTAGGCAAATTCCCCGATGTGCCTCGATTTAAAGATTTTCGAAAGATGTTTGACAAGATGGCAAATCAGATAGATGCCGTGTCTATTGGTGTTCCAGATCATTCGCATTTTCCTATTACCATGATGGCTATGTCTTTAGGAAAACATGTTTATGTCGAAAAGCCTCTAGCGAGAACATTTCATGAATGTGAATTATTAATTAAGGCTGCTAAAAAATATCCAAATGTCGTTACTCAAATGGGTAACCAAGGGCATTCTGAAGCTAACTATTTCCAATTTAAAGCTTGGAAAGAAGCTGGTATTATTAAAGACGTAACTGCCATTACCGCTCATATGAATTCTCCGCGTCGTTGGCACGGTTGGGATACAAAAATCACTTCTTTACCATCAAATGGAAATATCCCCGACACTCTGGATTGGGACTTATGGCTGGCATCGTCCCAACCGCATAAATTTGATAAAGACTTCATAAATGGTCAATGGAGATGCTGGTATGATTTCGGTTTAGGAGCATTGGGTGATTGGGGAGCACATATAATTGATACTGCTCATGAATTCTTAGAATTAGGATTACCTTATGAAATAAACCCCGTTAAACTTGATGGTTACAACAAATTTTTCTTCCCTCAGGCATCAACCATCGCATTTAAGTTTCCTGAGCGCAAAGGCATGCCTGCTTTGGATATTACCTGGTATGACGGAATAAACAATTTGCCACCAATTCCTAATGGTTACGGGGTATCCGGATTAGACCCTAATATTCCACCTCCAAGTACTGGCAAGTTGGAACCAGTTAAATTAAATCCGGGAAAAATAATTTACAGTAAAGATTTGACATTTAAGGGAGGGTCTCATGGCAGCATACTATCAATAATTCCTGAAGAAAAAGCAAAAGATATGGCTTCCATATTACCTGAAGTTCCCAAAAGCCCATCTAATCATTTTAAAAATTTCTTATTGGCTTGTAAAGGAGAAGAAAAAACACGGTCTCCTTTCGAAATCTCCGGACCATTGAGTCAGGTTTTCTCTTTAGGGGTTTTAACGCAAAGATTAAATACCAAAATCGTTTTCGACAGAAAGAAAAACACAATTACAAATAGCAAAATAGCAAATCAGTTATTAATGGGCCCTCCGCCACGAAAAGGATGGGAACAATATTATAAAGTTTAAGAAATTAACGTTTAAGCCCGGTAAATCGGGCTTAAATGTTTAATAACTCCATATATTCATTAAGATCACTTGATAGTTACCAAAACTTTTCTGAATATTATAAATATATATTAAATAACTTCTAGATTATGTGGAAACAACTTTCTTTTATCTCGATAGGAATTCTTGCTATTGGATCATTATCCTTCTCTCCTATAGAAGAAAAAAAAGAATCTAAAAATACTTTTCAGGACAAAAGTTTAAACAAAGCTGCTATCCATTTCAAAACTTATTGTTCTGGTTGTCACGGAGAAAAAATGGAAGCTTTTGCTGACAGGAAATGGAAGTATGGGAATTCCCGGGAAAATATCTTCAAGTCTATCAAAAATGGATATGAAGAAGGTGGAATGCCTTCCTTTAAAACCGCTTTTAAAGATGGTGAAATTTATGCTCTTGCTGATTATATTTTAAAAGGCATCGCAGGAATGGATAAATATTCAGGTTCTGATAAACCAAAATCTAATATTTTCCAAACCGAGAAATTAAAAATCAGGTTAGATACTATATATGCCGGAGGCAATATTCCATGGTCTATTTCCTTTTTACCAAATGGCGATATTTTATCAACCGACCGTGGAGGAACACTAACCAGAATATCAAAAAATAAAACCAATACCAAAATTAGCGGCACTCCAGAAGTTCTAGCTAAAGGTCAGGGGGGATTAATGGAAGTATTGGTTCATCCCGATTTTGAGAAAAACCAAACCATTTATTTATCATACTCAAAACCTAAGCAGGAGAACGGGAAAACATTAGTGACGACAGCGGTAATGAAGGCAAAATTGGTTGGTAATAACCTTTCGGAACAAAAAGATATTTTTATAGCCGAGCCTTATTTAACAACTCAACATCATTACGGTGGTAAACTGGCTTTTGGGAAAGATGGTTATTTATATATTTCAGTTGGAGAACGCGGACGCGAAAAAGAAAATCCGCAAAACCTTAAACGTAATAGCCTGGGAAAAATCCATCGGATAAAAGATGATGGCTCTATTGTAGAAAGCAATCCATTTACCCGACAAACAGAAACACCTGGATCGATATATTCTTATGGCCACAGAAACCCGCAGGGTCTGGCCTTTCATCCCAAAACAGGGGCTTTATGGTCTAATGAACATGGCCCACGAGGTGGAGATGAATTAAATATTGTACAACCCGGGAAAAACTATGGATGGCCTGTGATCTCATATGGAATCAATTATAATGGAACCCCAATTACCAATATTACACACAAGGAGGGTATGGAACAACCACAACATTATTGGATCCCATCTATTGCCACAAGTGGTTTGACTTTTGTGAATTCCCCTATTTATAAAGGTTGGGAAGATAATGCGCTTATTGGCTCTCTCAGATTTGAGTATTTAAACAGATGTGAGCTAAAAAACAACAAAGTAGTTCATGAGGAAATACTTTTCAAAAACATTGGAAGGCTTAGAGATGTGAGACAAGGGCCTGACGGTTACATCTATATTGCCGTAGAAAATCCTGGCCGAATATTTAAATTGGTGCCTGTAAACTAATTAACAAACGCAGATTTATATAAATCTGCGTTTGTTTTTCCAGTCAATTCTATCTTTGTAAAACATATAACAAGCACATTATGCTGGATATACAAAACATAGTTAAAGAATATTCCAAACACCGAGCTCTCGACCATGTTAGCTTACAGATTAAAAGAGGACAAATCTTTGGCTTATTAGGCCCAAATGGTGCGGGAAAGACATCACTTATAAGAATTATAAATCAAATAACTGCACCGGATAGTGGTGAAATTCTTTTTGACGGGGAAAAGCTGAGTTCTAAACATATCGAAAAAATCGGCTATTTACCGGAAGAAAGGGGGCTTTATAAAAAGATGGAAATAGGCGAACAGGTTTTATATCTTGCCCAATTAAAAGGATTAAATAAAACCGATGCCATAAAAAAAATTAAATACTGGTTCGAGAAAATGGGAATGCAGGACTGGTGGGATAAAAAGGTCGAAGATTTGTCGAAAGGGATGCAACAGAAAGTTCAGTTTGTAGCTACTGTAATGCATGAACCGGAACTCATTATATTAGATGAACCTTTCTCCGGCTTTGACCCCCTGAATGCAGATATCATTAAAAAAGAGATATTGGAACTGAACAAACAAGGTGCGACCATTATTTTCTCGACTCACAGAATGGAAACTGTAGAGGAACTGTGCGACCATATCGCACTGATTAATAAATCGAAGAAAATTTTAGATGGAAGTGTAAGGGATATCAAAAACTCGTATAGAAATGGGACTTTTAAAATTCAACTGGAGGGAGATTTCGGAGATTTAAATCCAAATACATTCTCTGTTATTCAAAAGACACTTACAGCTGACGATTTTACAGAACTAACTATTCACCTACACGAAGGCTATAAAGTGAACGATGTATTAAACGAGCTAATCCCCAGAGTTAACATTCATTACCTTAACGAAGTAATACCAAGTATTAACGAAATCTTCATTGAAAAGGTAAGTCATCTCAACTAAAAAACATGCAAAAAATCCTGCTCATTATTAAAAGAGAATATCTAAGTCGGGTTAGAAAAAAATCCTTTATAATTTTAACTTTTTTGGTACCCTCGCTGTTTATAGCAATGTACGGTGCTATTTTTTTCATATTAAAAGATAATAATAGTCAAACAAAAAATTTCGTTGTACTGGATCAAAGCGGACAATTCACCGGAAAGCTTAAAAATGATGATGGTATTTCTTTTTCGTTTTCGAACGAAGATTATGAAAAACTAAAAAAAGACATAAAAAGAAAAAAAGAGACCTTTTTACTATATATCCCAGCCAATTACGCCGAAAAAGGTAGTATAGAAATAATTTCGGAGAAAAAAGCCAGCCCTTCAAATATCAATCAGATTGAAAGGCAGCTTTCTAACATCCTTGAAACAGATAAACTGTTAGCCAGCGGAATCGATACTGCAATTCTGAACCGGGTTAAACCACAGGTTTCTATTATAACCAAACAGTTTACGGAAGAAGGTGAAAAAGATGCAAACATCATCGCAACGTACGTAGTAGGCTTCGTTTCAGCATTTTTAATATACCTTTCGCTATTAATCTACGGAACGCAGGTGATGCGTGGAATTATCGAAGAGAAAACAAACAGGATTATAGAAGTGATCATTTCTTCTGTAAAACCTTTTCAGTTAATGATGGGAAAAATATTGGGGATCGGCGCCGTTGGGCTTACTCAGTTTTTAATGTGGATTATACTTACCACGGCTATTTCTTCTTTTGCTGGCGGTTATTTATCTAAAGAAATCCAAACAAATAAAACAGAGAAATTGTCAAAACCAGAAATAAAACAGGATTTGAACCACTCTCCTACTCAGGAATTTTTCAAAGCGGCAGACACCATTAATTTCAGTTATATCATCAGCACATTTATTTTCTATTTTTTAGGAGGATATTTAATCTATAGTGCACTTTTTGCTGCAGTTGGCTCGGCTGTAGATAGTGAAACGGAAACGCAACAATTTATGTTTCCAATTACGCTACCGCTTATTTTTACCTTCATCATTGGTATGAATGTAATCGTGAACAATCCGGACAGCCCATTGTCTTTTTGGTTATCCATAATTCCTCTAACCTCTCCGATAGCCATGATGATACGTGTACCTTTTGGTGTCCCGGTATGGGAATTAGCTTTATCAATGACATTGTTAGTTGCAGGGTTTATATTCACTACCTGGGTTGCTTCTCGAATATACCGGGTTGGAATATTAATGTATGGCAAAAAAGTAAGTTATAAAGAGCTTATAAAATGGTTCAGATATAAAGGTTAACGAATTCTTTAAAATCTAAAAATGAAAAAAGAGCTATCACAGGAACAACGTAAGACATTACTTGAAATTTTGGCGCAACGTTTTGAAAAACATATGTACCGCCACAAAAATATTAAGTGGGTAGAGGTACAAACCCGATTAGAAAGTAAACCAGAAAAGCTTTGGTCGTTAAATGAAATGGAGCAAAGTGGTGGAGAGCCAGATGTTGTTGGTTTTGATAAAAACTCTGGCGAAATTATATTTTTCGATTGTTCAGAAGAAAGCCCAAAAGGGCGAAGAAGCTTCTGCTACGATCAGGAAGCCCTGGATTCGAGAAAAGAACATAAACCAGTAAATAGTGCCGTAAATGCTGCTAAAGCTATGGGAGTCGAGATTTTAACAGAAGAAGAATACAGAGCATTACAAGAACTTGGCAAATTCGATTTAAAAACCTCCAGCTGGATAAAAACACCAGATGCCATTAGAAAAGAAGGTGGTTCCTTATTCTGCGACCGCCGCTATAACCATGTATTTGTCTATCATAATGGTGCTTCTTCTTATTATGCGGCCCGCGGATTTAGAGGATCTCTAAAGGTTTAAACCAGTAATCATGAAGGCAGTTATAGATATCGGAACAAATACCTTTCACCTTTTAATCGGGGAAGTTAAAAATGGCAGATCTGAAATTCTTTTCAGACAAACTATACCCGTGAAATTAGGTGAAGGCGGAGGAATTAGTCGCGGAGAAATTATTCCTGCCGCTTATCAACGAGGTTTGGATGCTTTAAAAATTTTCAAAGACCGCATAGACGAATTTAAAGTTAAACAAATAAAGGCCACAGCTACTGCCGCTGTAAGAGACGCAAAAAACGGTGTCGACTTTATTAATGATGTTTATAAACAAAATCAAATCAAAATAGATGTTATCAACGGACAACAAGAAGCCGAATATATTTATAAGGGTGCAAAAGCAGCCCAAATTTTATCTAGAGAAAAAGCTTTGATTATAGATATCGGAGGAGGAAGTACAGAACTGATAATTGCCGATCATAGACAAATATTCTGGAAAGAAAGTTATAGGATTGGCGCAGCGAGGTTGCTGTCCGATTTCCATAAAAGCGACCCCATATCTTCATTGGATATATTCAATTTGAATAAACACCTTCAAGAAGTATTGAAAATATTTTTGGAAGTTTATCAGGAATATCGCCCCACAGTCTTAATTGGAACGGCCGGCTCCTTTGATTCCTTTAAAGAAATGTTCTTGTTTGATGAGACTAATCAGGCATCGGAGTTGATAAACTACGAATTTCAGAATCATCAATTTTTAGACTTACTCGAAAAAATCATTAAATCAACTCATGAAGAAAGGTGTCATATGCAAGGACTAATTCCTTTAAGAGTGGACATGATCCTGATGTCGTCTTTACTGGTTAAGTTTATTTTAGCCGAAACTGAAATCAAAAGGATTATTTCATGCACCTATTCTTTAAAAGAAGGATTACTTTTCAGTGAAGATTGATATTTTTATAGGTTAAAGCCCTGCTATTTTGTACTTTTGCAAAAATTTTCATCATGAACTTATCTTCATTATATGCCGTTTCCCCTGTAGACGGGAGATATTACAATACCACAAAATCTTTAGGCGAATTCTTTTCAGAAGCTGGTTTAATAAAATACAGAGTATTTGTAGAAATTGAATATTTCATTGCTCTTTGTCAAATACCTCTACCTCAATTAGCCGATTTTGACCAGGGAAAATTTGAATCTTTAAGATCAATCTATAAAGACTTCAAAGAATCGTATATTTTAGAAGTTAAGGAAATAGAAAAAACTACCAATCACGATGTTAAGGCTGTAGAGTATTTTATTAAAAACAGGTTTGATGAATTGGGTTTGGATAAATACAAAGAATTCATCCACTTCGGCTTAACCTCTCAGGATGTTAATAATACCTCTATTCCTTATTCATTAAAAGAAGGTTTAGAAAAAGTAATCTATCCGGAAATCCAGTCATTAATTGATTTATTAAAAAGCCTAGCTGCTGACTGGAAGAACATTTCTCTATTGGCGCATACTCATGGGCAACCTGCCTCTCCTACCAAATTAGGGAAAGAAATATTGGTGTTTGTAGAACGTTTAGAAAAACAATTCGAACAATTAAAAGCAGTACCTTTTTCTGCAAAATTTGGCGGCGCTACCGGAAATTTCAATGCACATCATGTTGCTTATGGAAGCATTAACTGGCAGGATTTTGGGAATAAATTTGTAAACGAACAATTAGGTTTAAGTCGTTCTCAATACACCACCCAGATTGAGCACTATGATAATTTAGCAGCAACTTTCGACGCACTAAAAAGAATTAACAACATTATTTTGGATTTGGACAGAGATATGTGGACGTATATCTCTATGAACTATTTCAAACAAAAAATAAAAGCCGGAGAAGTCGGTTCTTCTGCGATGCCGCATAAAGTGAACCCAATAGATTTCGAAAATTCCGAGGGTA
This genomic interval from Pseudopedobacter saltans DSM 12145 contains the following:
- a CDS encoding cell division ATP-binding protein FtsE, which codes for MIGNSVIELNSVDIFQQKHLVLSGVNLQVSRGEFVYLIGQTGSGKSSLLKVMYGELHIANGEGHAVGFPLKTLKENEVPFLRRKLGIVFQDFQLLTDRTIEENLRFVLKATGWKDKNLIDERIKDVLDKVGLRSKIKKMPHEISGGEQQRIVIARALLNDPELILADEPTGNLDPETSEEIIILLRQISQSGTAVIMATHDYHIIRTFPSRIIKCENGKVLDNITV
- a CDS encoding nucleotide exchange factor GrpE gives rise to the protein MAENTQENQQDQNLQENTEDINNTVENNETNEQEVTSEVSELDKLKAELNEANDKYLRLYAEFDNYKRRTSKERIDILQTAGKDVIVSLLVILDDFERAEKSIESAQDLAPVKEGVELIHHKLKSLLSQKGLRPMESKGEIFDADIHEAVTNIPAPSEDLKGKVIDELERGYYLNDKVIRYAKVVVGA
- the dnaJ gene encoding molecular chaperone DnaJ, yielding MSKRDYYDVLGVSKSASADEIKKAYRKLAIKYHPDKNPDDKAAEEKFKEAAEAYEVLSNPEKRQRYDQFGHAGAQGGFGGGYGGGGMNMEDIFSQFGDIFGGGSPFDSFFGGGGGRSGGRRTQRGSNLRIKVKLTLEEIAHGVEKKIKVNKQVVCDTCHGSGAKDKNSVQTCKTCGGTGSVRRVTNTILGQMQTTSTCPTCNGEGTTITSKCTSCHGDGIVRGEETISINIPAGVSEGMQLSMSGKGNAAPRGGIPGDLIILIEEIPHETLKREGSNVIYDLHVSFVDATLGTSIEIPTIDGKARIKLEPGTQGGKILRLKGKGIPEVNSYHKGDQLVQVNVWTPKTINNEERELLEKLRNSQNFKPNPGKNEKSFFERMKEYFE
- a CDS encoding Gfo/Idh/MocA family oxidoreductase; the encoded protein is MKKNDFSRRSFLKKTIIASSAAAISPSLLLAGTNILKSSKIIGANGKVNLACCGIGNRGAEIIEALYATGLANIVALCDVDMEAPHTAKILGKFPDVPRFKDFRKMFDKMANQIDAVSIGVPDHSHFPITMMAMSLGKHVYVEKPLARTFHECELLIKAAKKYPNVVTQMGNQGHSEANYFQFKAWKEAGIIKDVTAITAHMNSPRRWHGWDTKITSLPSNGNIPDTLDWDLWLASSQPHKFDKDFINGQWRCWYDFGLGALGDWGAHIIDTAHEFLELGLPYEINPVKLDGYNKFFFPQASTIAFKFPERKGMPALDITWYDGINNLPPIPNGYGVSGLDPNIPPPSTGKLEPVKLNPGKIIYSKDLTFKGGSHGSILSIIPEEKAKDMASILPEVPKSPSNHFKNFLLACKGEEKTRSPFEISGPLSQVFSLGVLTQRLNTKIVFDRKKNTITNSKIANQLLMGPPPRKGWEQYYKV
- a CDS encoding PQQ-dependent sugar dehydrogenase — translated: MWKQLSFISIGILAIGSLSFSPIEEKKESKNTFQDKSLNKAAIHFKTYCSGCHGEKMEAFADRKWKYGNSRENIFKSIKNGYEEGGMPSFKTAFKDGEIYALADYILKGIAGMDKYSGSDKPKSNIFQTEKLKIRLDTIYAGGNIPWSISFLPNGDILSTDRGGTLTRISKNKTNTKISGTPEVLAKGQGGLMEVLVHPDFEKNQTIYLSYSKPKQENGKTLVTTAVMKAKLVGNNLSEQKDIFIAEPYLTTQHHYGGKLAFGKDGYLYISVGERGREKENPQNLKRNSLGKIHRIKDDGSIVESNPFTRQTETPGSIYSYGHRNPQGLAFHPKTGALWSNEHGPRGGDELNIVQPGKNYGWPVISYGINYNGTPITNITHKEGMEQPQHYWIPSIATSGLTFVNSPIYKGWEDNALIGSLRFEYLNRCELKNNKVVHEEILFKNIGRLRDVRQGPDGYIYIAVENPGRIFKLVPVN
- a CDS encoding ABC transporter ATP-binding protein, producing MLDIQNIVKEYSKHRALDHVSLQIKRGQIFGLLGPNGAGKTSLIRIINQITAPDSGEILFDGEKLSSKHIEKIGYLPEERGLYKKMEIGEQVLYLAQLKGLNKTDAIKKIKYWFEKMGMQDWWDKKVEDLSKGMQQKVQFVATVMHEPELIILDEPFSGFDPLNADIIKKEILELNKQGATIIFSTHRMETVEELCDHIALINKSKKILDGSVRDIKNSYRNGTFKIQLEGDFGDLNPNTFSVIQKTLTADDFTELTIHLHEGYKVNDVLNELIPRVNIHYLNEVIPSINEIFIEKVSHLN
- a CDS encoding ABC transporter permease, translating into MQKILLIIKREYLSRVRKKSFIILTFLVPSLFIAMYGAIFFILKDNNSQTKNFVVLDQSGQFTGKLKNDDGISFSFSNEDYEKLKKDIKRKKETFLLYIPANYAEKGSIEIISEKKASPSNINQIERQLSNILETDKLLASGIDTAILNRVKPQVSIITKQFTEEGEKDANIIATYVVGFVSAFLIYLSLLIYGTQVMRGIIEEKTNRIIEVIISSVKPFQLMMGKILGIGAVGLTQFLMWIILTTAISSFAGGYLSKEIQTNKTEKLSKPEIKQDLNHSPTQEFFKAADTINFSYIISTFIFYFLGGYLIYSALFAAVGSAVDSETETQQFMFPITLPLIFTFIIGMNVIVNNPDSPLSFWLSIIPLTSPIAMMIRVPFGVPVWELALSMTLLVAGFIFTTWVASRIYRVGILMYGKKVSYKELIKWFRYKG
- a CDS encoding DUF4256 domain-containing protein — its product is MKKELSQEQRKTLLEILAQRFEKHMYRHKNIKWVEVQTRLESKPEKLWSLNEMEQSGGEPDVVGFDKNSGEIIFFDCSEESPKGRRSFCYDQEALDSRKEHKPVNSAVNAAKAMGVEILTEEEYRALQELGKFDLKTSSWIKTPDAIRKEGGSLFCDRRYNHVFVYHNGASSYYAARGFRGSLKV
- a CDS encoding Ppx/GppA phosphatase family protein, with the translated sequence MKAVIDIGTNTFHLLIGEVKNGRSEILFRQTIPVKLGEGGGISRGEIIPAAYQRGLDALKIFKDRIDEFKVKQIKATATAAVRDAKNGVDFINDVYKQNQIKIDVINGQQEAEYIYKGAKAAQILSREKALIIDIGGGSTELIIADHRQIFWKESYRIGAARLLSDFHKSDPISSLDIFNLNKHLQEVLKIFLEVYQEYRPTVLIGTAGSFDSFKEMFLFDETNQASELINYEFQNHQFLDLLEKIIKSTHEERCHMQGLIPLRVDMILMSSLLVKFILAETEIKRIISCTYSLKEGLLFSED
- the purB gene encoding adenylosuccinate lyase, which encodes MNLSSLYAVSPVDGRYYNTTKSLGEFFSEAGLIKYRVFVEIEYFIALCQIPLPQLADFDQGKFESLRSIYKDFKESYILEVKEIEKTTNHDVKAVEYFIKNRFDELGLDKYKEFIHFGLTSQDVNNTSIPYSLKEGLEKVIYPEIQSLIDLLKSLAADWKNISLLAHTHGQPASPTKLGKEILVFVERLEKQFEQLKAVPFSAKFGGATGNFNAHHVAYGSINWQDFGNKFVNEQLGLSRSQYTTQIEHYDNLAATFDALKRINNIILDLDRDMWTYISMNYFKQKIKAGEVGSSAMPHKVNPIDFENSEGNIGIANALFEHLAAKLPVSRLQRDLTDSTVLRNVGVPLAHMLIAIKSSVRGLNKLLLNETAIAQDLEDNWAVVAEAIQTILRRENYPNPYEALKALTRTNEGINSKTIAEFVNTLDVSENVKAELRVITPGNYTGIF